The Pseudomonas sp. S06B 330 genome contains the following window.
TCGAGCCGGGCCTTGACGTTCGGCCCGCGGGCCATGGTCAGGGCTTCGAGCACCGACACCGGGCGCCGAATCGGGTAGGCACCGGGCATGCCCACTTCGCCAAGCACGTAGATCTCATTGACCGCCGTGGACTTGAGCATCACGTCAACCGTCATGCGTCCGGGCAGGTCGGCGTAGCGCTTGTTCAAGTAAGTCTGCAATTGCGTGACGGTCATGCCCTGCAGCGGGACTGAGCCGATTTCTGGAAAGCTGGCCTGGCCATCGCTGTTCACGGTGATTTCGCGGCTCATGCCGGTGCCAGGGTGGTTGAGGGCGTCCTTGAGGTTCTGCTCGTTGGTCAGCGGGCTGATCACCTGAACGGTTAGCTGGTCGCGATTGGGCTGGAACAGGCTTTTGTTGCGGTAGGCCTGTTGGATGGTCTGCCGGGCCTGGTCAGGCGTGAGGCCGGCGACTTTTACCGAGGTGTTGGCCCGCGGCAGTTCGATGCTGCCATCGGGCAGCACCAGTTGATTGCCATTGAGCGAACTGGCCGAGAGGAACGCCAGGCCGACGGTGTCGCCCGGCTGGATGCGGTAGGTGTCCGAGCCGCTGGTGCTGACGTGAAAGATCACATCGAGCACGTCCTGTGGCCGCAGTACCTGCTCGCTGCGCGGCAGTTCCGCGCTCTGAGCCGTACCCGGTGGTGCGGTCATGATCTGCACCGGCATCTGCCGGGTTTCCTGATTGGTGCAGCCGGCCAGGGTCAGCAGGCACAGCGCGAACGATGTGTATTTCATGGGAGGCTCCTGGTCTGCTGGCCTAAAGGTTGTTGTACAGCCACTTGGGCATGTAGTACTTACGCCGGTTGAAGACGCTGCCGATCAGGCGGGCGCCGGCCTGGGACAAGCGCTGGGCGGCGGCCTGGGCCACTTCCCAGCGGGTTTCCTCAGCGCACACCACGAGGATCACGCCATCGGCCAGGGTGCCGATCACCAGGCTGTCAGCACTGGCATAGACGGCTTCACCATC
Protein-coding sequences here:
- a CDS encoding polysaccharide biosynthesis/export family protein encodes the protein MKYTSFALCLLTLAGCTNQETRQMPVQIMTAPPGTAQSAELPRSEQVLRPQDVLDVIFHVSTSGSDTYRIQPGDTVGLAFLSASSLNGNQLVLPDGSIELPRANTSVKVAGLTPDQARQTIQQAYRNKSLFQPNRDQLTVQVISPLTNEQNLKDALNHPGTGMSREITVNSDGQASFPEIGSVPLQGMTVTQLQTYLNKRYADLPGRMTVDVMLKSTAVNEIYVLGEVGMPGAYPIRRPVSVLEALTMARGPNVKARLDSVVIMRRTGNQVQAVPYNVDAALDASAAQVAYLQPDDMLYVPKTKLASAGDLARQLADVVLFQGVGFGFAYRVDNKDSDN